The Desulfovibrio sp. TomC region AAGACGTCCTCGAAGCCGGGCAGATGCAGCCCCTGACCAGCGACACGGAAATTTTGCCCGGTCTTCGGATGGTCCATACCCCGGCCCATACCGAGGGCGGCATGTCGGTCTTCGTGGACACCCCGGCCGGGCAGGCGGTCATCACCGGGTTTTGCGTCATCCGGGAAAACCTCTTCCCGCCCAAGGCCGTAACGGCCCGGGAAATGGAGGTTATCCCGCCCGGCACCTGCGTCAATCCCTACGCCGCCTACGACATCCTGCGCCGCATCAAGTCCGCAGCCGACATCGTCATTCTCCTGCACGAACCGTCGTTCGCCACAGGCGCACCCATCGGGCGCAACTGACCCGCGTCGTGCGCCAACCTGCCCGCGCCGCCTTATTGCCGAGGCGTCGCGGGCGCTTGACGGGGAATGGCCACTGTCACTGTCAAGCCTGCCTCCCGGCCGTTCGTGGCCGCAATGCGGCCGCCGTGGGCGCGCACGATGGCTTGGCACAGGCTCAGTCCCAGGCCGAAGCCGCCGGTATCCCGGGTACGCGAAGCATCCACCCGGTAAAACGGCTCAAAAATATGGGGCAGGGCTTCGGCCGGGATACCCGGACCATGGTCGGCCACAGTCAGCACAACCCATTCCCGCTCCCCAGCCAGGGCCACAGCGATCGGGGCATCGCCTCCCCGCGAATACTTGCAGGCGTTGTCCAGCAGATTGCGCACCACCATGGCCAGTTTTTCACCGTCAGCCATGACCCAGACCGGCTCTCCGGGCAGATCGACCGTGACCCCGGGCAGTGTATCGGCGTACCGGGCGGCAATGACTCCGGTCAGTTCGACCAGATCAACCGGAGCCGCGTGCACTGAGCGGACCTCGTGGCGCAGCCGGGCCGATTCGAGGATGGACACCACCATGACTTCCATGTCGTCCACATCCTCGCGCATGGCCTCGGCCCGCTCCCGGTCCGGCAGCAGTTCCAGGGCGAGTTTGAGGCGGGTGATCGGCGTTCGCAGCTCATGGCCAACGTCGATGAGCAGCCGTTTCTGGGCGCAAAGCGTCGCCCGAAGGGCCGATGTCATCTCATTGAAGGTCCGGCTCAGTTCCAAAAGCCCTCCGCCGCAGGTCTCCGGCACCTGATGGTCGTAAGCGCCGTCGCGAACCGCCGCCGCTCCCTCCGACAACCAGCGCACCGGCCGCAGCAGCCAGCGCATGACGCCGTAGCCGGCCAGGACCACCACCCAGGTCAGGGCCAGGGACAGGACGGCAAACAGACGAAAGGACGCCAATTCGGGCTCGGTGGGAAAGCTGTCAAAGGTGAGCGTGCTCCCGTCGGCAGCGGTCACCACCATGCGCCGGTGGCCGTGGACCACCCCGCCCGAAACGCCGTCGCCAAGAGGCCGCAAGGTGAGGTAGGCCTCGGGAAAATCCCCTGGCCGGCCAACACTCCAGCCCTGCTCCCCGCCAACAGTGACCCGAAGGGGCAGGTCGGCGACCAGGGCCTGCGCCTTGGCCCTGTCCGGCGGACTCCCCACAGCCTCGGCCAGAAACCGGGCATAGCGGGCCATATGCCGGCTGTCGGCGGTGTCGGCCCGGCTGTGGAAACGAATATAGAGCAGCCAGGTGCCGCAGTTGATGACCACCACCATGCACAGCATGACCAGCCCCAGGCGGGTAAAGATCGACTGCAGGTGGCGGCGCAGAAAATCAAGCATGTTCATCCGCCTTGGCAATAAAGACATAGCCCGCGCCGCGCACGGTTTTGATAAAGATGGGGGCCTTGGCGTCGTCGCCGAGCTTCTGGCGCAGCCGGCTCATGGCAATGTCTATCGAGCGGTTGTAAACGTCGCTTTCCAGACCCCGCAAGGCGCGCAACAGCGCATCGCGGTCGAGTACCCGCCCGGCATTGCCGGCCAAGAGGGATAGGGCCTCGAATTCCATGGTGGTCAGCCCCAGGGGAACTTCGTCGAGAAAGGCCTCCCTGGCCCCCCTGTCCACCCGCAGCCGGCCAAAGGACAGACTCTCGCCAACCGACTGCGCCTGGGCCGGCTCGCCCCGGCGCAGCACCGCCTGGATGCGGGCCACCAATTCGCGCGGCTCAAAGGGCTTGGGCACGTAATCGTCGGCCCCGATTTCCAGCCCGGCCACCCGGTCGGCCACGTCGGTGCGGGCGGTCAGCATGATAATGGGCGTTGCCCCGCGCCGGCGGATTTCCCGGCAGGCCTCAAAACCGTCGATGTCGGGTAGCATGAGGTCGAGGATGACCAGGGCCGGGGCAAAGGTCTCCAGGACGTCCAGCCCCTCCCGGGCATGGCCCACGGCTTTGACCTCAAAGCCAAAGGTGGCCAGATACTCGCGCAGGAGATCCTGGAGCCGCCTGTCGTCCTCGATAACCAAAATGCGTTTTGCGCCCATGGCGTCTCCCTAACCGGCCGGCCGTGGATGGTCGGGTTTGCGGCAGACTGTAAAAGCACCAGACATGGTTGTGAACCCTAAAACGGTCACGGCAACGGCGCCTGACGCACCAGTCCCGCGCCCCGGCCCTGGCGTACCAGCCCGGCCAGACGCTGGCGCTGGACCGGGGTCAAAACGGCGTGGAAGGCCAAAAACCGGTCCCGGGCCAGGACATAGGCCCGCTCGGCCAGCCCCCGCTTTGCCGCATACAGATCGTTTAGGGACTCCCGGCCAACCCCGGGGGCGACCATGACCTCGGCCAGGGCGTCGCAGAACACGGCATTGCCGGCGGCCAAGGACGAAACGTCGTTGCGCTGCAAGGCCAGCGAGCAGGCCAGCATATGCCGCTGTTGCCCAGACAATTCCAGCGCACGCCGGGCCTGACGCAACGCTTCCAGGGGGGCAGGCGGCTCGCCCGGTCGCCCGGCCTCGTTCAAAAACAACTGCAAGCTGAGGCCGAAGCCAGCCAGAACCACGATCCACAAAACGACTGTCCAGTACATGGCGCACCTCCGCACGGCAGCGGCCGGGGAAACCGGCCAAGCCTGCCCTGAGGGTCTACCCGGCGGATCGGTTCCTGGCTTTTCCGGCCGGCAACGGTTTGTAACGAAATGTGTCGGCCGGGACGCAACAGTCTGTTACAATCCGTTTCACCCCGGAGAAGCACGACGGAGGCCATGTCGGCATTGTCCGGTCGCGGTCGAACCCGTGGCCGCACAAGGAGACGCATCATGGAACAAACATCCGTCACCCAGGAAATCCTCGACGCCTTCCACCTCATGTGGGATCTGCACCCCGGACCGGTCATGCTGGTGCGGGCCAACCGCGAAATCGTGGCCGTCAATGCCACGGGCAAGGAACTCGGCATCCCAGAGGGCAGCAAGTGCTTCACCCTGGCCGGACGCAACAGCCTGTGCAAAAACTGCAAAGGCAACGCCGCCCTGGCCGACGGCACGGCCAAGCGTTCCGGAACCTACTCTGAAAGCTACGGCGGCTTCGTTGACGGCTACTGGACGCCCCTGGTCGGGGTTCCCGGCCTGTTCCTCCACTACGCCAACAATATTTCCGAATACGTCCGCCCCGAGCTTCTGGTCCCGGCCGCAGACTGACCCCCGAACGCCCTAGAGAAAAGAGCCGGCCCCCGTTTGGGGACCGGCTCTTTTCTCTAGGGCGCGGCAAGGGCCGGCAGACCGACGGGCAGCGGCTGCGCGGGCAGGGTATCGGTCTCCCTGCCCGCCCGGGGGAAGTGCCTCCTTGCGACCGCGCCGGCCACCGTGACGGTTTACTGTCCGGGCGCGGCTGGCCAAGTGTCGCGTTCGCAACAAATCAGTCCGGTTTTTTGCGAAACGTAAAAACGCACCCGAACGAGTTTCGGCAGCGCGTGACAGCCAGGAAGGCTGCAGCGCGCGCTTACAGGCTTGGATGGTAGCGGGTGGGATCGGCCACGCCGGCTTCCTCGAAGCCCTTTTTGCGCAGCAGGCAGCTGTCGCAGCGGCCGCAGGCCAGACCAGCCGGATCAGGATCGTAGCAGGAATGGGTCAGACCGTAGTCCACGCCAAGGCGGGTCCCCAGGCGCACGATGTCGGCCTTGGACAGCCTTAAAAGCGGCGTGTGGATGCGGATATGAAGCCGCCCTTCCACCGCTTCCTTGACGGCCAGATTGGCCATGGCCTCAAAGGCGGCCACGAATTCCGGCCGGCAGTCGGGATAGCCGGAATAGTCCAGGGCGTTGACGCCGATAAAGATGTCGCTGGCCCCCAGGACCTCGGCCCAACCGAGGGCCATGGACAGGAAAATGGTGTTGCGGGCCGGCACGTAGGTGACCGGAATCTCGGACTCCATGGCGGCCGTGTCGCGGTCCTTGGGCACGGCGATGTCGGCGGTCAGGGCCGAACCGCCTATGGCCCCAAGGGGCAGGGGCAGGATCAAATGGGCGTGGGGCGCCATGGCCTTGGCCACGCGCCTGGCCGCCTCGATCTCGACGATGTGGCGCTGCCCGTAGGCAAAGCTCAAGGCGCAGGGCAAAAAGCCCTGCTCCCGGGCCACAGCCAGACAGGTGGTGGAATCAAGGCCCCCGGAAAAAAGGACCACGGCTTTTTTCTGTGCTTGTGCGGTCATGGCCGCTCCCTCAGACGCCCCGGGCATCGGGGCTCCAGATGTATTTGTGCAGTTGCAGGGACAACCGGGCGCGCACCGTGTCGGCCAGCATCCAGGCGGCCAGCCTGGCCGGATCAAGGAGGCCCGGGACGGGCGAGAAATGGACCATGCGCCCGGTCCAGACCCGGGCGGCGATCTCCCGGGCAAAGTCGTAATCGGCCCGGTCGGTCAGGACGAATTTGACCTCGTCGCGGGGGCGCAGCCGGTCCAGGTTGGCGTAATCGTTTCGCCCCTCCATGCCGCTGCCCGGACATTTGACGTCCATGACGGCCACGGCCCGGGCATCGAGTCCTCGGATGTCCAGGCTGCCGTTGGTCTCGACCAGCACGGTCAGTCCGGCGTCGGCCAGGGCGGCCACGAGATGCGGCGTCTCAGGAGCCAGCAGCGGTTCACCGCCGGTAATCTCGACCAGCGGCAGGCCAAGGGCCATCAGCGCAGCCACGGCGTCGGCCACGGCCATGTCGGCAAAGGAGTCGCCGGCATAGCGCGTGTCGCACCAGGAGCAGGCCAGATTACAGCCGGACAGGCGCAGAAAGCCGCACGGCCAGCCGGCAAAGCTCGACTCGCCCTGGATGCTGGCGAAAATTTCGTGGACTTTCAGCATGGGTCGTTACGGTAGGCGGCGGACAGGCCCTTGCTTTCCTCGACCCGCACCTGAAGGACGCGCACCCGGTCGTCGCCCAGACGAGCTTGCAACCGGCCGAAAATCCAGGCCGCCAGGACCTCGGCCGTTGGCGGCGACAGTTCGGGATGGTCGTTTAAGCAGGCGTGGTCCAGGCCGGAAAAGGCTTCGTTCATGGCGGCGCGCACGGCCATGAAATCGGCCACCATGCCGTCGACGAGACAGGTGGCCCCAAGTTCGGCCACGACCTCGAAATTGTGGCCGTGCATGGCGGCGCACGGCCCGGGATGGTTGGGCAGGCGATGGGCGGCGCTAAAGGAACCGGAAACGGCAATGGTGTAAAGCGGGGCCATAGGGGTCTCTCCCTGGTCATTGAACATCGGGGCCGGGAACGGTATGGAGGCGGGGCCTTCGTGTCAAGACAACCACGGCCCCACCCGGCCGTCAAGGAGACTTCCCATGTCGCACCCGGTTCCCAAAGACGATGTCAGCACACTCAAAACCCTGGGCCAGGGGGCAACGGTCTACCCCCACACCGTCTCGCCCGGCCTGCTCGAGACCTTTCCCAACGCCTTCCCGGGCCGGCCCTATACCGTGACCTTTTCCAGCGACGAATTCACGAGCCTTTGCCCCAAAACCGGCCAGCCCGACTTCGGCACCATCTCCATCCGCTACGTGCCGGATGCACTGTGCATCGAATCGAAGTCGCTCAAGCTGTATCTGTTTAGCTACCGCGACGAAGGCGCCTTCATGGAAACCCTGACCAACCGCATCCTCGATGATCTCGTGGAGGCGGCCTCCCCCCTGGAAATGGAAGTGACCGGCGATTTCGCGGCCCGGGGCGGCATCACCATCTCGGTCACGGCCACCTACCAGAAGCGCTAACCACCCGGCCCGTTGCGGCCCGTCAGGCGGCCGGAGCGCAACCGGTCGATCCAGCCGGCCGGGGACAGCCGGCGGTGCAGGGCCGACGGGGCGTGGTCGCGCTGCCACAGATGCAGAAACCACGCCCCCAAAAGGACCAGCCAGGCGTTGTAATCAAGCCAGAGCAAAAAAAGCACCGCGCCGCTTAACGACCCGTAGACCAGTTCATAGCGGGGCAGGACCGCCACCAGTCTGGCAAAGGCCAGACTGACCCCCCAGCCGGCCGCGGCCAGCCCGGCCGAGACCGCGAGTATGGCCCGCAGCGGCCGCCGGCCCGGCAAAAAGAGCACATAGGCCGCAGCGAAGAGGCCGGTCAGGCAGCCCACGCCCCACAGCGCCGACCATTGGCGCAACAAGCTGCCCTGGGGCTCCAGGCGCGGCAGATAGGCCAGATACATGGCCGCTGTCACCGCGCCCACAAAGAGCACCCCGCCCACCCCGCCCCACAGCGCGCCCCAAACCCGTCCGACCAGGGAGACGGCCGGCGGCGGCGACTGACGCCACGGAAGGGCCAGGGCCCGGCGCAACGCGCCCAGAAACAACCAGGACGACCACAAGAGAAACAGCACGCTCTCCAGGGAAAACCCGGCCGAGGCCCACAACAGCCGCCGCGCCCGGGACACCAGCACCTCGTCGATATAGGGGGTGATGGCGGCCAACTGGCGGCGAAGGGCCATCTGGCCGGTCCAGCTCTCGCCGGACACCGCCCCGCTCAGGGCCAGCATGGCAAAAAGCAGCGGCACGGACGAGAGCAAGGCATAAAAGGCCAGGGCGGCTGCCTGGGTCGGACCGCCGGAGCGGAAAAAGGCGCTGATCGCCTCGCCGCCAAGCCGGGCAAGCTCCCGCAGCCAGGCGGCCACGAGCCGCCGTCGGAAAACCGGTCGCCTCACGGCCGGCAGTTCCCGGCCAGCCACTGGGACCAGCTCTGCCCGCGCCCGTCCGGATTGGCCATGGCGTAGTCGTAAAACCGGCGCAGGAAATCAAGCCGCTCCTGGGCCAGACGGTCGCGCGCCGGAGTTTGGCCGCCGGCCGTCCGGGTCAGGTCGGTGCCGCCCAGGGCCTTTTGCCGGGCCAGGATGGCGGCAAAGTCCACCTCCCGGGCGTTTTGCAGCATGTCGACGAGGCATAAAAACGTGGTGGTGCGCCCGGCGCCGCCCCGGCAATGAAAATGCAGCCAGGTCTGCGGGGCCAGCCCGCGGTAAAACCGCACGAACCGGTCCACGACACCGTCACTGGGACGGGTGTGGTCGGAGACGGGCAGCCGGAAATAGCCCAGGCCCAGGGACGCGGCCGCCTCGGCCTCGGTGACGGCCGGCAGCGGTCCCAGGGTCAGGCTGTCGCTTCCGCCCTGGCCCTTTGCAGCGTCCTGGCCGGCATCTTTGTCCCGGGCCACAATCACTCCCGGCAACGCGTCAACGGCG contains the following coding sequences:
- a CDS encoding phosphatase domain-containing putative toxin; translation: MQTPEATYRLGSAGCLRLLRACCLGLALLAGWLAPALAQTGATQGVLTLDAPALSELPRRFRTAAFPLAVPAGSPALSRQGLDGLRVSGSSQFSLPQLAVLQANLPGRVTVVDLRRESHGFLGGEAVSWRVPDNQGNPGLEAVAVAGAEAGLLAAVDALPGVIVARDKDAGQDAAKGQGGSDSLTLGPLPAVTEAEAAASLGLGYFRLPVSDHTRPSDGVVDRFVRFYRGLAPQTWLHFHCRGGAGRTTTFLCLVDMLQNAREVDFAAILARQKALGGTDLTRTAGGQTPARDRLAQERLDFLRRFYDYAMANPDGRGQSWSQWLAGNCRP
- a CDS encoding 6-pyruvoyl trahydropterin synthase family protein, whose amino-acid sequence is MAPLYTIAVSGSFSAAHRLPNHPGPCAAMHGHNFEVVAELGATCLVDGMVADFMAVRAAMNEAFSGLDHACLNDHPELSPPTAEVLAAWIFGRLQARLGDDRVRVLQVRVEESKGLSAAYRNDPC
- a CDS encoding YhjD/YihY/BrkB family envelope integrity protein, whose protein sequence is MRRPVFRRRLVAAWLRELARLGGEAISAFFRSGGPTQAAALAFYALLSSVPLLFAMLALSGAVSGESWTGQMALRRQLAAITPYIDEVLVSRARRLLWASAGFSLESVLFLLWSSWLFLGALRRALALPWRQSPPPAVSLVGRVWGALWGGVGGVLFVGAVTAAMYLAYLPRLEPQGSLLRQWSALWGVGCLTGLFAAAYVLFLPGRRPLRAILAVSAGLAAAGWGVSLAFARLVAVLPRYELVYGSLSGAVLFLLWLDYNAWLVLLGAWFLHLWQRDHAPSALHRRLSPAGWIDRLRSGRLTGRNGPGG
- a CDS encoding response regulator — its product is MGAKRILVIEDDRRLQDLLREYLATFGFEVKAVGHAREGLDVLETFAPALVILDLMLPDIDGFEACREIRRRGATPIIMLTARTDVADRVAGLEIGADDYVPKPFEPRELVARIQAVLRRGEPAQAQSVGESLSFGRLRVDRGAREAFLDEVPLGLTTMEFEALSLLAGNAGRVLDRDALLRALRGLESDVYNRSIDIAMSRLRQKLGDDAKAPIFIKTVRGAGYVFIAKADEHA
- a CDS encoding HAMP domain-containing sensor histidine kinase, with the translated sequence MLDFLRRHLQSIFTRLGLVMLCMVVVINCGTWLLYIRFHSRADTADSRHMARYARFLAEAVGSPPDRAKAQALVADLPLRVTVGGEQGWSVGRPGDFPEAYLTLRPLGDGVSGGVVHGHRRMVVTAADGSTLTFDSFPTEPELASFRLFAVLSLALTWVVVLAGYGVMRWLLRPVRWLSEGAAAVRDGAYDHQVPETCGGGLLELSRTFNEMTSALRATLCAQKRLLIDVGHELRTPITRLKLALELLPDRERAEAMREDVDDMEVMVVSILESARLRHEVRSVHAAPVDLVELTGVIAARYADTLPGVTVDLPGEPVWVMADGEKLAMVVRNLLDNACKYSRGGDAPIAVALAGEREWVVLTVADHGPGIPAEALPHIFEPFYRVDASRTRDTGGFGLGLSLCQAIVRAHGGRIAATNGREAGLTVTVAIPRQAPATPRQ
- a CDS encoding 7-carboxy-7-deazaguanine synthase QueE; amino-acid sequence: MLKVHEIFASIQGESSFAGWPCGFLRLSGCNLACSWCDTRYAGDSFADMAVADAVAALMALGLPLVEITGGEPLLAPETPHLVAALADAGLTVLVETNGSLDIRGLDARAVAVMDVKCPGSGMEGRNDYANLDRLRPRDEVKFVLTDRADYDFAREIAARVWTGRMVHFSPVPGLLDPARLAAWMLADTVRARLSLQLHKYIWSPDARGV
- the queF gene encoding preQ(1) synthase, coding for MSHPVPKDDVSTLKTLGQGATVYPHTVSPGLLETFPNAFPGRPYTVTFSSDEFTSLCPKTGQPDFGTISIRYVPDALCIESKSLKLYLFSYRDEGAFMETLTNRILDDLVEAASPLEMEVTGDFAARGGITISVTATYQKR
- the queC gene encoding 7-cyano-7-deazaguanine synthase QueC → MTAQAQKKAVVLFSGGLDSTTCLAVAREQGFLPCALSFAYGQRHIVEIEAARRVAKAMAPHAHLILPLPLGAIGGSALTADIAVPKDRDTAAMESEIPVTYVPARNTIFLSMALGWAEVLGASDIFIGVNALDYSGYPDCRPEFVAAFEAMANLAVKEAVEGRLHIRIHTPLLRLSKADIVRLGTRLGVDYGLTHSCYDPDPAGLACGRCDSCLLRKKGFEEAGVADPTRYHPSL